TTTTCGGTCATATCCCTCGCGAGCGGGTCTTTGCTGGAGACCTCCTGGGCATTCACAGTGAGGAGGCACGCGCCAAGGTAAAGGAGATGTTGCGGCTGGCACGCCAGGCACAGAGGCATATTCCGCTCTCGCTCAAATTTGTCACCAGTGAAGGCCAGGACCGATACCTGCTGATCAAGCTGATAACTATTGTAGGCCGTGAATCCTCCGACGACAAGACCTGCGCCCTGTTTTACGATATAACCCCCTTCACCCTGGCTGAGCGCAAACTTACCAGGGTGCCGGTCACTTCCCGTGGTGAGATCCATCTCCTCAAGCCGGAAGAGATCGTTTACCTCAAGGCTGACAATATCTATTCCATGATCTGTACCGAATCGGGCGAATACCATAGCGACCTGTCCATCGGCGCCATTGAAAAACGCCTTCCCGGCGAAATGTTTTTCCGCATTCACCGCAGTTTCCTTGTCAATATCACCAGAATCCGCAAGGTTCATCGCGAGCGCCACGAATGCACTGTGGAAGCCGGAGGAGGCGAGGTGCGCCTGCCGGTCAGCCGCGACAAGCTGCAAGGTTTTCTGGTGGAAATGGGTCTTAAATAACCCTAGGAGTCTGTCGGACTTAGAATGAATCGGCTGCGAAAATGGCAAATCGGTCCGGATCTCCGTAAATTTTCGACAAATAGTCCACTATTCGCTCTCAAATTTCCAAATATCCGTCCTCGATTTTCCATTCTCTCGCTTCGATCCCTAAGTCCGACAGACTCCTAGCCCGTACCATTCACTTCATTTTTCCTACCTTCCACAAGCCCGATACCTCTTCCGCAAGATCCCGCTGTTTCACTTCTTCTCCGTAGCGTATACCTGAAAAATCATTACAACGTTTACGAGGAGGACAGCATGGACGTGGCATACGAGGGTCATGACAAGCGCAGCGCTGATCCGGCAGCCGTGGAGATGCTGCGGATTGCCGACCGGGAGGGGTATGCAACAATTTGGGAACGCTATGAAAAACAGCAGCCCCAGTGCAGCTACGGCCAGTTGGGAACCTGCTGCCGGATCTGCTCCATGGGGCCCTGCCGGATCGACCCCTTTGGCGATGGTCCGACCCATGGCGTCTGCGGGGCTACCGCCGATACTATCGTGGCTCGTAACCTGGCGCGCATGGCTGCCGTCGGCTCTTCTTCCCATTCCGACCATGGCCGTAAGGTGGCCCTGCTGCTCAAGGCAGTGGCAGACGGCAGCAATACTGATTACCAGATCAGCGATGAAAAGAAACTATTGGCCGTGGCAACCCGCCTCCACATCCCCATCACCGGTCGCTCATTACCAGGGGTGGCTGCCGATGTGGCGGCTGTCGCCCTTGACTGTTTCGGCAATCAAGGCGAAGAGCCGCTGGTTTTCATGGAAAAGTATATGCCCGCCAAACGATTCCAGCGTCTGAAGGGGCTGGAGGAGACTCTTTACAAAACTACCGGGGCCAAGACCGGCCTTCTGCCCAGGGCTATTGATCGCGAGGCGGTGGATATCCTGCATCGTACCCACTTCGGCTGTGATCACGATCCTCTTTCCCTGGTGGCGCAGTCCATAAGGTGCTCCCTGTCCGACGGCTGGGGCGGTTCACTCATTGCCACCGAGCTGCAGGATATCCTGCTGGGGTCGCCGACAATCAGGCCTGTCAAGGCCAATCTGGGAGTCCTGGAAGCGGAAAGCGTCAATGTCGTTGTCCATGGTCACGAGCCGATCCTGTCGGCCAAGGTGGGGGAGATGGCCCAGTCGGAGGAGTGTCGCCGGGCGGCTGAGGCTATTGGAGCCAAACGGGTAAACGTGGTGGGGCTCTGCTGTACCGGCAACGAGGTATTGCTTCGCCAGGGGGTTGGCATGGCCGGCAACGAATCCCACAGCGAACTTGCTATCATGACTGGGGCGGTGGATGCCATGGTGGTGGACGTCCAGTGCATCTATCCGGCTCTTGCCGATCTCTCTTCCTGCTTTCACACAAAGTTCATTACCACCAGCGAGCAGGCCAAGATCCCCGGCGCCTTGCACATCCAGTTCGAGGAGCAACATGCCGACGCAATTGCCACCCGGATCATCAAGACCGCCATCGCCGCCTTTCCCAATCGCAACAAGGCCAGGGTCCATATCCCACAACACAGCTCCACTGCCATTGTGGGATTTACGGTGGAGGAGATCCTCAAGGCACTGGGGGGCACTCCCCAGCCCCTCGTCGACCTGATCGTCAACGGCACTATCAAGGGGGTCGCGGGGATCGTCGGCTGCAACAACGTGAAGGTGCAACAGGACTTTTTTCACCGGGTATTGACGACGGAACTAATCAAGCGGGACATCCTGGTAATCGGTACCGGCTGCTGGGCCATTGCCGCCGCCAAGTCCGGGCTGATGGACTTGCCTGCCCAGGATCTGGCGGGGTCGGGCCTGAAAGCGGTCTGCAAACAGTTGGGAATTCCGCCGGTGCTGCACATGGGATCGTGTGTGGATTGTTCTCGAATGCTCAACCTGGCCGGGGCCATTGCCGACCATCTCGCGGTGGATATCTCCGACCTGCCGCTGGTAGGTTCGGCACCGGAATGGACCACAGAAAAGGCCGTAGCCATCGGTTCATATTTTGTCGGCTCCGGAATTCCTGTACATCTCTGGCCTCTGCCGCCAATTCTGGGAGGTCCGGAAGTAACCAGAATACTGACCCAGGATGCCAGGGACTTGCTGGGGGGATGGTTTTTCGTGGAAGAGGACCCGGTGGCCACAGCCGATCAGATGGAAAAAATCATCATGGAGCGGCGCGGTGCGCTGGGTATATAGAACAGGAGGGAGGTCCCATGTGTCAACCGCAATCACCCGGGTTTCGAGTTGTTATCACCGGTAAAGGGGGGGTGGGCAAGACCACTCTCACCTCATGTCTGGCCACTGTCCTTGCCAGGAACGGTATCAATGTCCTGGCGGTGGATGAAGACCCGCAGATCAATCTGCCTAATGCTCTCGGAGTGGGGTTCGAGGCAGCGTCGCGTATTGTGCCACTCAATCGCCATGCCGACTACATCGAGGAAAAGACCGGCATCCGGCCGGGAAGAAGCGGCTGGGGCGCCATGTTCAAGCTGAATCCCGATGTGGACGACGTGGTAAGCCGACTCGGCTTGAGGGTGGCCGAGAATCTCAACCTGCTGGTGATGGGTACGGTCAAACAGGCCGGCGGCGGCTGCCTGTGTGCGGAAAACGTCCTCCTGGATGCCACCATCCGGCACCTTGCCTTGCGGGGCAACGAGGCTATCCTGCTGGATACCCAGGCTGGGATGGAACATTTTGGCCGGGCACTTGCCAAAGGTTTCGGTCAATGCGTGGTGGTGGCAGACAGTTCGTACAATGCCCTGAGTGTGGCCAGCCATTCTGCCGCTCTGGCCCGCCAAAGCGGAATTCCGCTGGTCTACCTGGTGGTAAACCGGGTTCTTCCCGGGGGTGCCCGACTGGCGCGTTTTCAATTGGAAAGCAGCCAACTGTTCAAGGATATTTTCGATGCCGTGATCGAGCTACCGGCCGAACCACAATTGGAGGCACTCGATCCCCATGTGGCAAGAATCATGGACTATCACCGGAGTGCATACACTACCGCCGTGACGCGGCTGGCCTCACTTTTGAATTCGCCTCCCTGCACCTGTACTGCCGACCACCACCATGGCCACAGCCATCAACACGCCCATTAATCACGGAGAAGATGCCATGAAAAGGATATTCGTGGATTATAAGAAGTGCCTGGCCTGTAAAGCCTGCGAAACCGCCTGTGCCGTGGAACATCATCCATCCGGCAACCTGTATGCCGCCCTGGGTGACCGCAAGACCCAGGTGAACGTTCGGGTGCTGGGTATCGAGCATGAGGCCTTCCCGCTTTCGTGTCGGCATTGTGACCCTGCAGACTGCCTCAATGCCTGTCCTTCCGGCGCCATCTGCCGTGACCCGGAGAGTGGGGCGGTTGTGCTAGATGCCTCACTGTGCAAGGCCTGCGCCATGTGTGCCATGGTTTGTCCTTTCGATGCCATTTCGTTCAAACAGACGCACCGTTCCTGCTATAACCGTGACGTCGCCTACAAATGCGACCTGTGCAACGGACGAATCAAGGCGGGAGACGAACCTGCCTGCGTGGCTGCCTGCCATTCCGGCGCCCTGGTCTATACCGAGAATGATGCAGCCCGGACGCAACGTGCCTCCCGAAGTCTGCGGAGTTACCTGCTGGGAGAAGAAGGCCCTCCCCCATTGCTTGAGCTGTTCCGGGAACTGCGCAGGAAAGAATTTGCCCGGCGTCGTGGAGGGCTATGATGAAGATTGTGACGGTCGGTACCGGCATGGCCGCGGCGGAATTTGTCCAGCGGCTGAGGCTGGCTGGATTCCGCGGCGAGATTGTCATGTGCAGCGACGAGAATTTCGCCCCGTATTCCCCATGCGTGATCCCTTTTTACCTGGCTGGTGAACCCCTTGACACGGTTTTCTGGAAAGGAAAGGACTTTTACCAGCACTACCGGGTGACGCCCCGCCTCTCAGACCCTGTGGTTGAAGTGGATGCGGAAAAGCGGATTGTCAGGACCGTTGCGGGAAGGGCCGAGGCCTATGACCGGTTGTTTTACGCAGCCGGTGCGCGGAGCTGGTATCCTTGCCCTGAATGGCTCGAGACGCAGGGCGTGTTCGGTTTCAAGACACTAACCGACATGGTGGCAATCGATGAATATATCAAAGAGCACAACATCAAAAAAGGGGTGGTGTTCGGTGGTGGATTCATCGGTGTCGATGCCGCCCTGGCCTTGCGGCACCGGGGCCTGGATATGATGCTGGTGCATCGCAATAACCGGATCCTCTCCCAGATGACCGACAAGGAAGGGGGGCAGTTCG
This region of Geotalea daltonii FRC-32 genomic DNA includes:
- the cooS gene encoding anaerobic carbon-monoxide dehydrogenase catalytic subunit, with protein sequence MDVAYEGHDKRSADPAAVEMLRIADREGYATIWERYEKQQPQCSYGQLGTCCRICSMGPCRIDPFGDGPTHGVCGATADTIVARNLARMAAVGSSSHSDHGRKVALLLKAVADGSNTDYQISDEKKLLAVATRLHIPITGRSLPGVAADVAAVALDCFGNQGEEPLVFMEKYMPAKRFQRLKGLEETLYKTTGAKTGLLPRAIDREAVDILHRTHFGCDHDPLSLVAQSIRCSLSDGWGGSLIATELQDILLGSPTIRPVKANLGVLEAESVNVVVHGHEPILSAKVGEMAQSEECRRAAEAIGAKRVNVVGLCCTGNEVLLRQGVGMAGNESHSELAIMTGAVDAMVVDVQCIYPALADLSSCFHTKFITTSEQAKIPGALHIQFEEQHADAIATRIIKTAIAAFPNRNKARVHIPQHSSTAIVGFTVEEILKALGGTPQPLVDLIVNGTIKGVAGIVGCNNVKVQQDFFHRVLTTELIKRDILVIGTGCWAIAAAKSGLMDLPAQDLAGSGLKAVCKQLGIPPVLHMGSCVDCSRMLNLAGAIADHLAVDISDLPLVGSAPEWTTEKAVAIGSYFVGSGIPVHLWPLPPILGGPEVTRILTQDARDLLGGWFFVEEDPVATADQMEKIIMERRGALGI
- a CDS encoding LytTR family transcriptional regulator DNA-binding domain-containing protein; the protein is MSRTLISMIEQMEPGVVILNDDLTVSSVSSMIFLIFGHIPRERVFAGDLLGIHSEEARAKVKEMLRLARQAQRHIPLSLKFVTSEGQDRYLLIKLITIVGRESSDDKTCALFYDITPFTLAERKLTRVPVTSRGEIHLLKPEEIVYLKADNIYSMICTESGEYHSDLSIGAIEKRLPGEMFFRIHRSFLVNITRIRKVHRERHECTVEAGGGEVRLPVSRDKLQGFLVEMGLK
- a CDS encoding 4Fe-4S dicluster domain-containing protein, which codes for MKRIFVDYKKCLACKACETACAVEHHPSGNLYAALGDRKTQVNVRVLGIEHEAFPLSCRHCDPADCLNACPSGAICRDPESGAVVLDASLCKACAMCAMVCPFDAISFKQTHRSCYNRDVAYKCDLCNGRIKAGDEPACVAACHSGALVYTENDAARTQRASRSLRSYLLGEEGPPPLLELFRELRRKEFARRRGGL
- a CDS encoding ATP-binding protein, producing the protein MCQPQSPGFRVVITGKGGVGKTTLTSCLATVLARNGINVLAVDEDPQINLPNALGVGFEAASRIVPLNRHADYIEEKTGIRPGRSGWGAMFKLNPDVDDVVSRLGLRVAENLNLLVMGTVKQAGGGCLCAENVLLDATIRHLALRGNEAILLDTQAGMEHFGRALAKGFGQCVVVADSSYNALSVASHSAALARQSGIPLVYLVVNRVLPGGARLARFQLESSQLFKDIFDAVIELPAEPQLEALDPHVARIMDYHRSAYTTAVTRLASLLNSPPCTCTADHHHGHSHQHAH